The following proteins are co-located in the Abditibacteriaceae bacterium genome:
- a CDS encoding DNA-directed RNA polymerase subunit beta, with translation MASRTVTAPAATNGTATNGHANGYDVRYLQAPGEPSIGRGRPVNLSTLTRTAQGRAYRSTFRQVEVPNMVEMQLESYQWFLNTGLRELFDSFSPVEDFTGTMSLEFLDYSLGEPKFEPDECRERDLTYEMPMKVKVRVVNKETGELKESEVYLGELPCMTERGTFIVNGAERVVVSQLSRSPGVYFKEEIAYSGRRLLQMQIIPHEGAWVDSEVAEEATKDVSVALGVKIGQSKRMPITTLLRAFSGMDVAQPHAKRTQMLKTSDKGLVGRVLAEQLIDYTTGEIVAEEGAVIDEELAKRIKGLRDNPEIEVASQRLQCATSRQILDIFAEKRTLTRTEDAWAPEDFQEQGVNANDPEYNFFFTADLLEGEARRPLAKAFTHIDSEAIEKIQRVNPATLEVYRAPAIITGALVLDKVKEERGREEDPTLMEQMALAEVHKNLRPGDPPTQESARSLLNSFFFDPKRYDMGRVGRYKMNKKAGVDVPTYIHTLTLNDLVAAIKYVIELDKGDSDRYGTDDIDHLRNKRVRAVGELLQNQLRQGMLRMERVARERLTSLDRDNVTAQAVISIKPITAAVRSFFGSGQLSQFMDQTNPLAELAHKRRLSVLGPGGLSRQSAKLEVRDVHHSHYGRICPIETPEGPNIGLIGSLATHARIDAYGFLLAPYRKVVDGRVTDQIDYITADDEDRITIASASSAVDSEGRFTEELVQARRATTHPQVPPSEVDYMDLSPLQVFSVATAMIPFLENDDANRALMGSNMQRQAVPLVRPQVPLVKTGIERRAAMDSGASVTADIDGVVEQVTAKGITIRGYDNETVYHPLRTFVRSNQATCIHQKPIVAKGDRVVVNQAIADGPSTKGGELALGRNMTVAFVLWEGYNYEDAIILSERVSKEDALTSVHIEKYEVEARDTKLGPEEITRDIPNIGEDQLRYLDEYGVIQVGAEVSPQDILCGKIAPKSQGELSAEERLVIAIFGKKAEESRDASLRMPHGEKGMVVAVQIFARNHFYSPQYYEKLRREGKSHGVAEREATFKFVSDPERPECPITGGPLDKRPGDELRAGTNQMVRVYVAQKRKIMAGDKMAGRHGNKGVVSTILPEADMPFLPDGTPVDIILNPLGVPSRMNIGQILEMHLGLIGKHFGTQFENPIFDGAREPEIYEGMMRVSNQLRRATFANYVDSEMGLEMEVASDGDGLEDCVADLAELLRSQDEEQLNAWGEQVSTASEEFNRSDKNRKADLIAQGVREVVLMRSGFDPETGKCVLRDGRTGEAFQEAVAIGEMYMLKLHHLVEDKIHARSTGPYSLVTQQPLGGKAQFGGQRFGEMEVWALEAYGAAHTLQEILTIKSDDVAGRVKTYEAIVKGDAMMEPGVPESFKILVKELQSLALQVEVEDEDGHVMELKEVDDELDGMR, from the coding sequence ATGGCAAGTCGCACAGTAACAGCGCCAGCCGCCACAAACGGTACCGCCACCAATGGTCATGCAAATGGCTATGACGTGCGTTATCTTCAGGCGCCCGGCGAGCCGTCGATTGGACGCGGACGTCCCGTCAATCTTTCGACGCTCACGCGCACCGCGCAAGGCCGCGCCTACCGCTCGACCTTTCGGCAAGTCGAAGTGCCGAACATGGTCGAAATGCAGCTCGAAAGCTACCAGTGGTTTCTTAACACCGGCTTGCGCGAGTTGTTCGATTCGTTCTCCCCTGTCGAAGACTTTACCGGCACGATGTCGCTGGAATTCCTCGACTACTCGTTGGGCGAACCCAAATTTGAGCCCGACGAATGCCGCGAACGCGACCTGACCTACGAAATGCCGATGAAGGTCAAAGTTCGCGTTGTGAACAAAGAAACCGGCGAATTGAAGGAATCCGAGGTTTATCTGGGCGAATTGCCCTGCATGACCGAGCGCGGCACCTTCATCGTTAACGGCGCCGAGCGCGTTGTTGTTTCGCAGCTTTCGCGTTCGCCAGGCGTTTACTTCAAAGAAGAAATCGCTTACTCCGGTCGCCGCTTGCTGCAAATGCAGATCATTCCGCACGAAGGCGCGTGGGTCGATTCGGAAGTTGCCGAAGAAGCCACCAAAGACGTTTCCGTTGCCTTGGGCGTAAAAATCGGCCAAAGCAAGCGCATGCCGATCACGACGTTGCTTCGTGCCTTTTCGGGCATGGACGTCGCGCAGCCGCATGCCAAGCGCACGCAGATGCTGAAGACGAGCGACAAAGGTTTGGTCGGTCGCGTCCTCGCCGAACAGCTCATCGATTACACCACGGGTGAAATCGTCGCTGAAGAAGGCGCGGTTATCGACGAAGAACTCGCCAAGCGCATCAAAGGCTTGCGCGACAATCCGGAGATCGAAGTCGCTTCGCAGCGCCTGCAGTGCGCTACGAGCCGCCAGATTCTCGACATCTTCGCCGAAAAGCGCACGCTGACCCGTACCGAAGACGCATGGGCACCGGAAGATTTTCAGGAACAGGGCGTCAACGCCAACGATCCGGAATACAACTTCTTCTTCACCGCCGACTTGCTCGAAGGCGAAGCGCGTCGTCCTTTGGCGAAAGCGTTCACGCACATCGATTCGGAAGCGATTGAAAAAATCCAGCGCGTCAATCCGGCGACGCTTGAGGTTTATCGCGCACCGGCAATCATCACCGGCGCGCTTGTGCTCGACAAAGTAAAAGAAGAGCGCGGTCGCGAAGAAGACCCGACCTTGATGGAACAGATGGCCTTGGCCGAAGTTCACAAAAACCTGCGCCCTGGCGATCCGCCGACGCAGGAATCGGCTCGCTCGCTTCTCAACTCGTTCTTCTTCGACCCGAAGCGTTACGATATGGGCCGCGTCGGTCGCTACAAGATGAACAAGAAGGCCGGCGTCGATGTGCCGACCTATATTCATACGCTTACGCTCAACGATCTTGTTGCTGCGATTAAGTACGTGATTGAGCTCGACAAGGGCGATTCCGACCGTTATGGAACCGACGACATCGACCACTTGCGGAACAAGCGCGTGCGCGCCGTGGGCGAATTGCTGCAGAACCAGCTTCGTCAGGGCATGTTGCGTATGGAACGCGTCGCTCGCGAACGTTTGACTTCGCTCGACCGCGACAACGTGACCGCGCAGGCTGTCATTTCGATCAAGCCGATTACCGCCGCAGTACGGTCGTTTTTCGGGTCAGGTCAGTTGTCGCAGTTCATGGACCAAACCAACCCGCTGGCCGAACTCGCGCACAAGCGTCGTCTTTCGGTTCTCGGACCTGGTGGACTTAGCCGTCAGAGCGCGAAGCTGGAAGTTCGCGACGTTCACCACTCGCACTATGGCCGCATTTGCCCGATTGAAACGCCGGAAGGCCCGAACATCGGTCTTATCGGTTCGCTTGCAACGCACGCACGCATCGATGCTTATGGCTTCTTGCTGGCGCCGTATCGCAAAGTCGTTGATGGCCGTGTAACCGACCAGATCGATTACATCACTGCCGATGACGAAGACCGTATCACGATTGCTTCGGCTTCGTCTGCCGTCGATTCGGAAGGCCGCTTTACGGAAGAGTTGGTTCAAGCGCGTCGCGCCACCACTCACCCGCAGGTACCACCGAGTGAAGTCGATTACATGGACTTATCGCCGCTGCAGGTTTTCTCTGTTGCAACTGCGATGATTCCGTTCTTGGAAAACGACGATGCCAACCGCGCCTTGATGGGCTCGAACATGCAGCGTCAGGCTGTGCCGTTGGTTCGCCCGCAGGTGCCTCTGGTTAAAACCGGCATCGAGCGTCGCGCGGCGATGGACTCCGGTGCTTCGGTTACGGCCGATATCGACGGCGTTGTCGAACAGGTGACGGCGAAGGGCATCACGATTCGTGGTTACGACAACGAAACCGTGTATCACCCGCTGCGTACCTTTGTACGGTCGAACCAGGCGACGTGTATTCACCAGAAGCCGATTGTGGCCAAAGGCGACCGCGTTGTTGTTAATCAGGCGATTGCCGACGGCCCATCGACCAAGGGCGGCGAATTGGCGCTCGGTCGCAACATGACCGTCGCGTTCGTTTTGTGGGAAGGCTACAACTACGAAGACGCTATTATTCTTTCCGAGCGCGTCTCGAAAGAAGATGCTCTCACTTCGGTTCACATCGAGAAGTATGAAGTCGAAGCGCGCGACACCAAGCTGGGTCCGGAAGAAATCACCCGTGATATTCCGAACATCGGCGAAGATCAGTTGCGCTACCTCGATGAATACGGCGTGATTCAAGTTGGTGCGGAAGTTTCGCCGCAGGATATTCTGTGCGGTAAAATCGCGCCGAAGTCGCAAGGCGAACTGTCGGCAGAAGAGCGTCTCGTTATCGCTATCTTCGGTAAGAAAGCCGAAGAATCGCGCGATGCTTCGCTCCGTATGCCTCACGGTGAAAAAGGTATGGTCGTCGCGGTGCAGATTTTCGCGCGCAACCATTTCTACTCGCCGCAATATTACGAAAAACTGCGTCGCGAAGGCAAAAGCCACGGCGTTGCCGAACGCGAAGCAACCTTTAAGTTCGTTTCCGATCCGGAACGTCCCGAGTGCCCGATTACGGGTGGCCCGCTGGACAAGCGTCCGGGCGACGAACTGCGCGCCGGCACAAACCAGATGGTGCGCGTTTATGTTGCTCAAAAGCGCAAAATCATGGCGGGCGACAAGATGGCCGGACGTCACGGTAACAAGGGTGTCGTTTCGACGATTCTCCCTGAAGCCGATATGCCGTTCCTGCCGGATGGTACGCCGGTCGATATTATTCTCAACCCGTTGGGCGTGCCTTCGCGCATGAACATCGGTCAGATTTTGGAAATGCACCTTGGCCTTATCGGGAAGCATTTCGGCACGCAGTTCGAGAACCCGATTTTCGACGGCGCGCGCGAACCTGAAATCTATGAAGGAATGATGCGCGTTTCCAACCAGCTTCGCCGCGCGACGTTTGCAAACTACGTCGATAGCGAAATGGGCTTGGAAATGGAAGTCGCTTCGGATGGCGACGGTCTGGAAGATTGCGTCGCCGACCTGGCCGAGTTGTTACGCAGCCAGGACGAAGAGCAGTTGAACGCATGGGGCGAGCAAGTCTCGACCGCCTCGGAAGAATTCAACCGCAGCGACAAAAATCGCAAGGCCGACCTGATTGCCCAGGGCGTGCGCGAAGTTGTGCTCATGCGTTCGGGCTTCGATCCGGAAACCGGCAAGTGCGTTCTGCGCGATGGCCGCACCGGAGAAGCTTTCCAGGAAGCGGTCGCTATCGGCGAGATGTATATGTTGAAACTTCACCATTTGGTTGAAGACAAGATTCACGCTCGCTCGACTGGACCTTACTCACTCGTTACGCAGCAGCCGTTGGGCGGAAAAGCTCAGTTCGGCGGACAGCGTTTCGGCGAAATGGAAGTTTGGGCGCTCGAAGCGTATGGCGCGGCGCATACGCTGCAGGAAATCTTGACCATCAAGTCCGACGACGTTGCCGGACGTGTCAAGACCTACGAAGCCATCGTCAAAGGCGACGCGATGATGGAACCCGGTGTGCCGGAATCGTTCAAGATTCTGGTGAAAGAGCTGCAAAGCTTGGCGCTGCAAGTCGAAGTCGAAGACGAAGACGGGCACGTTATGGAACTCAAAGAAGTCGATGACGAACTCGATGGAATGCGCTAA
- a CDS encoding chemotaxis protein CheB produces MNRDIVVIGASAGGVECLTEIVRGLPADFPAAVFVVLHISPHSMSVLPQILERSGHLPAIHPTDGDPIQRGRIYIAPPDHHLLIEGSCVRVLRGPRENGHRPAVDPLFRTAARYYGPRVIGVVVSGALDDGTAGLMAVKARSGLALVQNPREALHHGMPDSAVQNVEVDQILSLKEIAPALVELVAETVEVQSSPVTEAMKMETDIMGTDMGLVDHDERPGVPSSYTCPECHGALYELADGKMVRYRCRVGHAFSPDSLLAEQAQSLEAALWIALRALEESSSLARRVADRAKANHQGMPASRFEERAAEADLHAAAIRDVLLGNRNIAAPLGDLHGEANGSVDGNSSGESRQNIEIEPTNSGNS; encoded by the coding sequence ATGAATCGTGACATCGTTGTTATCGGCGCGTCAGCAGGCGGCGTCGAATGTCTCACTGAAATCGTGCGCGGCTTGCCCGCCGATTTTCCGGCCGCCGTTTTTGTCGTGTTGCATATCTCGCCGCACAGCATGAGCGTGTTGCCACAGATTCTCGAACGCTCAGGCCACTTGCCGGCGATTCACCCCACCGATGGCGACCCAATTCAGCGCGGGCGCATTTATATTGCGCCGCCCGACCATCACCTTCTTATCGAAGGAAGTTGCGTGCGCGTGCTGCGTGGGCCGCGCGAAAACGGACACCGACCGGCGGTCGATCCGCTGTTTCGCACAGCGGCGCGCTATTACGGGCCACGCGTCATCGGCGTTGTGGTGTCGGGCGCACTCGATGATGGCACCGCAGGACTTATGGCCGTCAAAGCGCGCAGTGGTCTTGCCCTCGTGCAAAACCCGCGCGAAGCGCTGCATCACGGAATGCCCGATAGCGCGGTACAAAATGTTGAAGTCGATCAGATTTTGTCATTGAAAGAAATTGCGCCCGCCCTTGTGGAACTGGTTGCGGAAACAGTTGAAGTTCAAAGCTCACCTGTCACGGAGGCAATGAAGATGGAAACCGATATCATGGGAACCGATATGGGGCTTGTCGATCACGACGAACGGCCCGGTGTGCCGTCGTCTTACACGTGCCCCGAATGTCACGGCGCGTTGTATGAATTGGCCGATGGCAAAATGGTGCGCTATCGCTGCCGCGTCGGGCACGCGTTTTCGCCCGACAGCCTGCTCGCCGAACAAGCGCAATCCCTCGAAGCGGCGCTGTGGATTGCGCTGCGTGCCCTCGAAGAAAGCTCCAGTCTCGCGCGCCGCGTCGCCGACCGCGCCAAAGCCAATCATCAGGGAATGCCGGCGTCGCGCTTTGAAGAACGCGCTGCCGAAGCCGATTTGCACGCAGCCGCCATTCGCGATGTGTTGCTCGGCAATCGCAACATCGCCGCGCCTCTGGGCGATTTGCACGGCGAAGCCAATGGCTCGGTTGATGGCAATTCTTCGGGCGAGAGCCGGCAAAACATTGAAATCGAACCGACGAATTCCGGCAATTCGTAA
- a CDS encoding CheR family methyltransferase gives MTESTSPEFEALLAYLKRTRGFDFTAYKRTSLVRRVEKRMQQVGVDNFTAYVDYLEVHADEFTALFNTILINVTSFFRDPAAWEHIASDVLPFIRDSRDGNAPIRIWSAGCASGEEAYTLMMVAAECLGIDVARERVKVYATDADEEALAQARSAVYTTRQMEALPEGLAEKYFVSNGDRWTFHGELRRNIIFGRHDLVQDAPISRIDFLVCRNAMMYFNSETQGRVLARFHFALNDGGFLFLGKSETLLTHATLFSPVDMRRRIFAKVPRSSLRDRLHLMTQSQTAGEPIVQHLVTHARVREAAADAMPTAQIILEPNGQVLQINAEARSMFGLSSKDIGRPLHDLEVSYRPVELRSLVERARTEMKKQNVREIDWPVVSTGEFRCIDVEVVPLRDSSGLTLGTSISFSDVSLYRKLQAELQHANQELETTLEELQSTNEELETTNEELQSTVEELETTNEELQSTNEELETMNEELQSTNEELQTINDELRLRSEELHEVNTFLESILSGLRGGVAVLTREMEVQVWNIHAENLWGLRLDEVQGKHLMNLDFGLPVDELKTPIRACLSGESNASETTLQAINRRGKAIACHVSITPLRADVMPDAEIRGVIVVMNEV, from the coding sequence ATGACAGAATCGACCAGCCCGGAATTTGAAGCCCTTCTTGCCTATCTCAAGCGCACGCGCGGTTTTGATTTCACGGCGTATAAGCGCACCAGCCTGGTGCGCCGTGTCGAAAAGCGGATGCAGCAGGTCGGCGTCGATAACTTCACGGCGTATGTCGATTATCTCGAAGTACACGCCGATGAATTCACCGCGCTGTTCAACACGATTCTCATCAACGTCACCAGCTTTTTCCGCGATCCTGCGGCGTGGGAACATATCGCTTCCGATGTTCTGCCGTTTATCCGCGATTCGCGCGATGGCAATGCGCCGATTCGCATCTGGAGCGCGGGCTGCGCTTCAGGTGAAGAAGCCTATACGCTGATGATGGTGGCTGCCGAGTGCCTCGGAATTGATGTGGCGCGCGAACGCGTGAAGGTTTACGCGACTGATGCCGATGAAGAAGCGCTTGCTCAGGCGCGCTCCGCCGTTTACACCACGCGCCAGATGGAAGCGCTGCCCGAGGGATTGGCCGAAAAATACTTCGTTTCCAACGGCGACCGCTGGACATTCCACGGCGAGCTACGCCGCAACATCATTTTTGGGCGTCACGATTTGGTGCAGGACGCGCCGATTTCGCGCATCGACTTTCTGGTGTGTCGCAATGCGATGATGTATTTCAATTCGGAAACGCAGGGGCGCGTTCTGGCGCGTTTCCACTTTGCGCTTAACGATGGCGGCTTTCTGTTTCTGGGCAAAAGCGAAACGCTGCTCACGCACGCCACGCTGTTTTCTCCGGTCGATATGCGCCGCCGCATTTTCGCTAAAGTGCCGCGCAGCAGTCTGCGCGACCGCTTGCATCTGATGACTCAATCGCAAACCGCAGGCGAGCCGATCGTTCAGCATCTGGTGACTCATGCGCGCGTGCGCGAAGCCGCCGCCGACGCGATGCCGACGGCACAGATTATTCTCGAACCGAACGGCCAGGTGTTGCAAATCAACGCCGAAGCGCGCTCGATGTTCGGGCTTTCCAGCAAAGACATCGGACGCCCGCTGCACGATTTGGAAGTTTCCTACCGCCCCGTCGAGTTGCGCTCGCTTGTCGAACGCGCGCGCACCGAAATGAAGAAGCAAAACGTGCGCGAAATCGATTGGCCGGTTGTTTCTACCGGAGAATTTCGTTGCATCGACGTCGAAGTTGTGCCGCTGCGCGATTCGAGCGGGCTGACTTTGGGCACCAGCATTTCGTTTTCCGACGTGAGTTTGTATCGAAAATTGCAAGCCGAATTGCAGCACGCCAATCAGGAACTCGAAACCACGCTCGAAGAACTGCAAAGCACCAACGAAGAGCTTGAAACAACCAACGAAGAATTGCAAAGTACGGTAGAAGAACTCGAAACAACCAACGAAGAACTGCAAAGCACCAACGAAGAATTGGAAACGATGAACGAGGAGCTGCAAAGCACCAACGAAGAATTGCAGACCATCAACGACGAATTGCGCTTGCGAAGCGAAGAACTGCACGAAGTCAATACGTTTCTCGAATCGATTCTCAGCGGTTTGCGCGGTGGCGTCGCGGTTCTCACCCGAGAAATGGAAGTGCAGGTGTGGAATATTCACGCCGAAAATTTGTGGGGCTTGCGACTCGACGAAGTACAGGGCAAACACCTAATGAATCTGGACTTCGGTTTGCCGGTCGATGAGTTGAAAACACCGATTCGGGCGTGTCTTTCCGGCGAAAGCAACGCTTCTGAAACAACGCTGCAGGCCATCAACCGGCGCGGCAAAGCGATTGCGTGTCACGTCAGCATCACGCCGCTTCGCGCGGACGTCATGCCCGATGCAGAAATTCGTGGCGTAATTGTCGTAATGAACGAGGTTTAA
- a CDS encoding PAS domain S-box protein — protein sequence METTSSKEWKQKMQASRQAEMRPPLKVNAVSEYLVRWQQGGVEPADLVAALEELQTSYEELRVAEEELLQQNETLCDMRAIVEEERLRYQELFNLAPDGYIVTDHNGVISEANLAALEMLGIEMRFLLGKPMVAFIPEEHRSAFRDSVSRASKARRYEWSSWIRPRKGKVFPAVFTVARSDEHVLRWLVRDVTERRQIEDALFESNQTLTTLVQAAPVAITIVDVKGHVTLWNPAAEKLFGWRESQLMGRSFHTVTLPSVKDVALSAEDVALSAQDVALSAAASVSMCQEKMARGERIEGLEAVRRHRTGKLLQVELWTAPLHDAEGELVATVCVAIDIAERKAVEVTRRQLLERIVEVQEQERRRLSRELHDHLGQHLTALSLGLKSLQDTGSGPQRERRASGVKAAQLQGLVGDMMKTTHRLAWELRPAELDDMGLEAALQRYVEHWSENRGIETDFECNHDGSVRLADCVETTFFRITQEALNNVARHAGASYISVVLNCAHDSASVIIEDDGCGWDTNASGSKQRLGITGMRERLALVGGTLEIESEPGQGTTIFARIPFPENPRLEFPRRDVPMEP from the coding sequence ATGGAAACTACGTCTTCAAAAGAATGGAAACAAAAGATGCAGGCATCGCGTCAGGCCGAGATGCGCCCGCCCCTGAAAGTCAATGCTGTCAGTGAATATCTCGTCCGATGGCAGCAAGGCGGCGTCGAGCCAGCCGATTTGGTCGCGGCTCTGGAAGAACTGCAAACCTCCTACGAAGAATTGCGCGTCGCCGAAGAAGAACTGCTCCAGCAAAACGAAACGCTGTGCGATATGCGCGCGATTGTTGAAGAAGAACGGTTGCGCTATCAGGAACTTTTCAATCTCGCGCCCGACGGCTATATCGTCACCGATCACAACGGCGTTATTTCGGAAGCCAACCTCGCTGCCCTGGAAATGCTCGGTATTGAGATGCGTTTTCTGCTGGGCAAACCGATGGTGGCGTTTATTCCCGAAGAACATCGCAGCGCGTTTCGTGATTCGGTGTCGCGCGCATCAAAAGCGCGCCGCTACGAATGGTCATCGTGGATCAGGCCGCGCAAAGGTAAGGTTTTTCCCGCGGTATTTACTGTCGCCCGCAGCGACGAACACGTTCTGCGCTGGCTGGTGCGCGATGTCACCGAACGCCGCCAGATCGAAGACGCGCTGTTTGAATCGAATCAAACTCTCACGACGCTGGTTCAAGCGGCACCGGTCGCCATCACGATTGTTGATGTGAAAGGCCATGTTACGCTGTGGAATCCGGCGGCGGAAAAGCTTTTCGGCTGGCGCGAATCTCAGCTCATGGGCCGCAGTTTCCACACTGTTACGCTGCCGTCGGTGAAGGATGTGGCTTTATCTGCGGAGGATGTGGCTTTATCTGCGCAGGATGTGGCTTTATCTGCGGCTGCAAGCGTGTCGATGTGCCAGGAAAAAATGGCGCGCGGCGAACGCATCGAGGGCCTTGAAGCGGTGCGCCGGCATCGCACAGGAAAATTGTTGCAGGTCGAGCTGTGGACAGCGCCACTGCACGATGCCGAAGGCGAGTTGGTCGCAACGGTATGCGTGGCGATTGATATTGCCGAGCGCAAAGCGGTGGAAGTCACGCGCCGTCAGTTGCTGGAGCGCATCGTCGAAGTGCAGGAACAAGAGCGCCGCCGTTTATCGCGCGAGTTGCACGATCATCTGGGCCAGCATCTCACGGCGTTATCTCTCGGCTTAAAGTCCTTGCAAGACACCGGCTCCGGGCCACAACGCGAACGACGCGCCAGCGGTGTCAAGGCGGCACAGTTGCAGGGCCTCGTCGGCGATATGATGAAAACGACGCATCGACTGGCGTGGGAATTACGTCCGGCAGAACTCGATGACATGGGCCTCGAAGCGGCGCTGCAGCGCTACGTCGAGCATTGGTCGGAAAATCGGGGAATCGAAACCGATTTCGAGTGCAACCACGACGGCAGCGTTCGCCTCGCCGATTGTGTGGAAACCACTTTTTTTCGCATCACGCAGGAAGCGCTCAACAACGTGGCGCGCCACGCGGGCGCTTCCTACATCAGCGTTGTTCTCAACTGCGCCCACGATTCGGCCAGTGTTATTATCGAAGACGATGGATGCGGCTGGGATACCAACGCGTCCGGCTCCAAGCAGCGTTTAGGTATCACGGGAATGCGGGAGCGCCTGGCTCTTGTGGGCGGCACCCTGGAAATCGAATCGGAACCGGGGCAGGGGACAACGATTTTCGCGCGC